In Odontesthes bonariensis isolate fOdoBon6 chromosome 6, fOdoBon6.hap1, whole genome shotgun sequence, one genomic interval encodes:
- the epg5 gene encoding ectopic P granules protein 5 homolog, translating to MEAVRPKKTKAKTSGKPQLVRKQKHSEEVTKPSAVCDEASSFTDIPLSLPDVPLQDAKDKQQDPVQVSETTEPPSQLASVKQPTSSAQTLCTSELTQTLQSSLNLAPVTPQVAANLMESNKEEEEDGGVRAQGTELKAAPQSIEFERDMQSWNQPIVSAQFEVASAPALYPSLPTLDECPVIQLSDEGVKGCEKEPAVLTLPEQESSPPSLLPLESIAELSRSKLYPELPQTAPEMQAFSLEQLSVWEPGGGLRAWLEGVEICAAQFCDLARQENHELTELLQNYWRCRRQLTQSHTQLHTQSSDCKSTQNRLWSFRDEQLTLQGVCADQSKVCGYHRFQQAEFSQAVLAELRRLFEACSELLHQKVVLHAYTALLSRLQVESYLYCLLKDFPGSQTQPCSLQPLKEAISVLFSFTRRVLDDTQFQTDIHQWLERLVAVLLHFGGSGEHVYLLCHLLCCPAGVGKWAASFLQIQVWGNSSGVQHFMQALAILMSPARHRAEFLSHMKPCESQSSTASGPDSGNWTLVDEGGEEDEDPDSSWLLLCEEDLIALLTQFPFQQLYSHMLGMSKLGVYEPRACSSQKMMRVFAFASSLIEILAVGLQTYNRARYRQLVKRIGHIIRMTVCYVSDHWAQYVSVADAGGSGSHVHSLSLDKLQLEYDHLFLRAVLHVLRNKRLGIWLFMSEMPYGTLSSSMLWKVLYVMQCAETAGLGTLSTAGDTQSCIQALRDQKHHERFEQSLCEVNSSDGISLLTALAHMATPTQHSDPAFITSITLLIYQVSFVSVSTRETYSKVGRELLAAIATAHPYVISVLLESVRETIQCVGMVALYLCKELPLSLWQPRTEEICAIGAWLLQHPLSAVENRLACVILEGLNWGHAQDGSLVLSSFLHREVALLVAEAYQKYLTDKPYSGLISEGIKQVSYLASVLRLGVSPEASFSQWAWQLLLRLKLHGNAQNPKGAWLVPALASNPPPELTHAPSMHSVLRAVKAGIPIGSYLSIAMTTVGHSLENFCTEGVGLLKSLIQSRHLRAAVHLLDNILPPTYPLSFYLLNNSQFVSCIQLFLQYDSVCPQGVAQQVTHRVAPLLTGTSYGDNVRLLNSMIQSHIVESSRPGRVGAEVVLEFWVGILTQQNLWYRDKTVLFLMDQICCAAFTRHQEECVQKLLYQQHKDALGYHGDRGLLSSLVGWIAGNATPSFVEGQSLSAEVWFAWLVLNMEGVFEEDSQLRRCVEHELLSDSNVSPDQALKRVQQRLKLPAAQSLQRLQVYRWACQAIATPPDHPLLPLIWQKFLQLYLRQPGPEYGLAATGCIGRRFFQASSQAALLKDLRQRIQEVSDFHHTASQALKVPPPHSPSSGTQGDESPNDPRPPYLTSPQLHTELVRLFGVFALWLEDETLQKQEVYLPSLPPEYEPHRLAQVMQQQQELWLEYVDQERLQYDEMEVLSLWEKVQSEPTFLQTQNLDFTDNTSLKNARERILSNLQKHPVPHPPPGLQQQKAPVAEVPSACLTDAKAAAELLQQDLGILQEQARIAVAREAQQVAMEQELLESLPLLFKNRPEQVSMALECKGKGGQPCQGPANITVTCERVQRQEAVHNQITSLRRDLKKLQTDAMAPPPQSLAQAAVHTENFITALVNMYKAQKTPAVRQVGVSAFYQVVSFVCEDTLRHPPTRQYLSSCVEILGQVFIQLNADECGRVLKTILEQRRLCPLVSPFFTPNAAPDQLVFLYQDVVTSLHLDSADVIFMLLTKFDLSQWLNEAHPVFSERTRLLELVHGALCVCGRDPEPELLTPFHLFTKHWTMLVRHHFPDHYSDCLRLLMTSSSNQLLSPECWKVTLRVLGCLPPSRSAKSKAEQPSASPYRSPISLSPQQVDETIDWLSDYFLRSRLNKPDLRSFGLYSAWTPYISDVVSFWEHLIGSLINVQLSGCARESVGSNKIMKALQDLHSKLVKLFKPWIFPLDTGDGGNSKCYPWLETDASAAGCLVGLYAQLTDTLHHKFRDRLLPGQRGALWLCLMQYCESCTSPRTPEYLLYLHHTHLHSLPWRHLHPDTQLMQQLFNVERGSPKSCFLFMGELLCEVNWVSVLSDHFQTPASSTMYPTLPDVGTQKESHTMLVYLLYMLVFLAKEEQLLSKQDPPLLSLLVQSTSLPWHQLDLSSYQGILGYVGTHYPPSLLLSGDSAPQLLLKSLRSAAGLHPRPSEAPHQEETLKAGAFVCWSVQSLVTLEQGGSINLSSLEAQLETLLESVVTFNPPEVGLEQRHMAFCSLFSDTLALLNGVGVSTGEALAAHVITWLDRKGRGFPILPLLTACSRCLASVRHMTRIMEACITAYFSHAEEETVGWGPVLASLQVPELTVDDFLSESQSGGSFLTLYAFILQRLNTEYTAANERRTLGLINTWTTQVFPSGPDDEAKLFLWWHKALSLSVEQLQPQAGQSEVLGVVMGLMRLQTRLLQLGEERLNSGLLGAIGLGKRSPVSNRFRVVVRSLAAFLSIQVLTETELRLQPTSDLQLSAKAQQMLGMLEAMPSSKQYADLEESVNKAVQFIRYPGHCLKDGPRLLALLVNFLYPDLRYLHVIR from the exons ATGGAGGCTGTGAGACCAAAGAAGACCAAAGCCAAAACCAGCGGAAAACCTCAG CTGGTCAGGAAGCAGAAGCATTCAGAAGAGGTTACAAAACCCTCAGCTGTCTGTGATGAAGCCTCCAGTTTCACGGACATCCCACTCAGCCTGCCTGATGTTCCTCTTCAGGATGCTAAGGACAAGCAGCAGGACCCCGTTCAGGTCTCAGAGACCACGGAACCGCCATCACAACTGGCCTCCGTTAAGCAGCCGACTTCTTCTGCACAGACCCTGTGCACATCAGAGTTAACTCAGACTCTACAGTCTAGTCTGAATTTGGCACCAGTGACACCACAAGTTGCAGCTAATCTGATGGAATCAaacaaagaggaagaggaggatggtGGGGTGAGAGCTCAGGGGACTGAGCTTAAAGCTGCACCACAAAGCATTGAGTTTGAAAGAGACATGCAGTCATGGAATCAGCCAATTGTTTCAGCTCAATTTGAGGTAGCGAGTGCCCCTGCATTGTACCCGTCTCTCCCAACCCTCGACGAGTGTCCTGTAATACAATTGTCAGATGAAGGTGTGAAAGGTTGTGAAAAGGAACCTGCAGTGTTGACACTTCCTGAGCAGGAATCTTCTCCTCCAAGTCTGCTGCCTCTGGAGTCCATAGCTGAACTTTCAAGGAGCAAACTGTACCCAGAATTACCCCAAACGGCTCCAGAGATGCAG GCCTTCTCACTGGAGCAGCTGAGTGTTTGGGAGCCAGGTGGAGGGTTGCGAGCATGGCTGGAAGGTGTTGAGATCTGTGCTGCCCAGTTTTGTGATCTGGCCCGGCAGGAGAACCACGAACTGACCGAACTGCTGCAGAACTATTGGCGCTGCCGCAGACAGTTGACCCAGTCGCACACGCAGCTGCACACACAGTCCTCTGACTGCAAGAGCACACAGAATCGCCTCTGGAGCTTCAGAGATGAACAGCTCACACTTCAG GGTGTGTGTGCAGACCAGTCCAAAGTATGCGGATACCACCGTTTCCAGCAGGCAGAGTTTAGTCAGGCTGTTctggctgagctcaggagactgtTTGAAGCTTGCAGCGAACTTCTCCATCAGAAAGTGGTGCTCCATGCATACACTGCTCTGCTGTCACGCCTGCAGGTGGAATCCTACTTGTATTGCTTACTAAAAG aTTTCCCTGGCAGCCAAACACAACCTTGTTCTCTCCAACCTCTGAAAGAAGCCATCAGTGTCCTTTTTAGCTTCACACGTAGAGTCCTTGATGACACACAGTTCCAGACAGACATCCATCAGTGGCTGGAGAGATTG GTGGCCGTCTTGTTGCATTTTGGAGGGTCAGGAGAGCACGTTTACCTGCTGTGCCATCTTCTATGCTGTCCTGCTGGGGTGGGAAAGTGGGCTGCATCCTTCCTTCAG ATTCAAGTTTGGGGAAACTCCTCTGGAGTGCAACACTTTATGCAGGCGCTGGCCATCTTAATGTCTCCTGCCAG ACACCGTGCAGAGTTTCTCAGTCATATGAAGCCATGTGAGAGCCAGAGCTCAACAGCTTCTGGACCTGATTCTGGCAACTGGACCCTCGTCGATGAAGGTGGGGAAGAG GATGAGGACCCAGACAGCAGCTggttgctgctctgtgaggaGGATCTGATCGCCCTTCTGACTCAGTTCCCGTTCCAGCAGCTCTATTCACACATGCTGGGGATGAGCAAGCTGG GTGTCTATGAGCCCCGGGCCTGTTCCAGTCAGAAGATGATGCGCGTGTTTGCTTTTGCTTCTTCTCTCATTGAAATTCTCGCCGTCGGCCTCCAAACCTACAACAGAGCGCGATACAGGCAGCTAGTCAAACGAATAGGACACATCATACG AATGACAGTGTGTTATGTCAGTGATCACTGGGCCCAGTACGTGAGTGTGGCTGATGCTGGTGGATCCGGCTCTCATGTACACTCTCTGTCTCTGGACAAGCTGCAGCTGGAATACGATCATCTCTTTCTCAGAGCTGTTTTACATGTTCTCAGAAACAAAAG GTTGGGCATTTGGTTGTTCATGTCTGAGATGCCGTACGGGACTTTATCCAGCTCCATGCTGTGGAAGGTCCTTTATGTTATGCAGTGTGCAGAGACAGCAGGACTAGGAACACTCAGCACTGCTGGTGACACACAATCCTGCATTCAAGCTCTCAGAG ACCAAAAGCACCATGAGAGATTTGAGCAATCGCTGTGTGAGGTGAACAGCTCTGACGGCATCTCCCTCCTCACAGCACTGGCACACATGGCGACACCTACTCAGCACTCTGACCCCGCATTCATCACGAGCATAACTCTGCTGATTTACCAG GTGTCTTTTGTGAGTGTGTCTACCAGAGAAACGTACTCCAAGGTGGGGAGGGAGTTGCTGGCTGCCATAGCTACGGCTCATCCCTATGTTATCTCCGTGCTGCTGGAGAGCGTGAGAGAGACCATACAGTGTGTAGGAATG GTGGCACTATACTTGTGTAAAGAGCTGCCTCTGAGTCTCTGGCAGCCGAGGACTGAGGAAATATGTGCGATTGGAGCCTGGTTGCTGCAGCATCCCCTGTCTGCAGTGGAGAACCGGTTAGCCTGTGTTATCCTGGAGGGCCTGAACTGGGGTCACGCACAG GACGGCTCTTTGGTCCTGTCGTCATTTCTTCACCGCGAGGTGGCTCTGCTGGTGGCTGAAGCCTATCAGAAGTACCTTACAGATAAACCGTATAGTGGCCTCATCTCAGAGGGAATCAAACAG GTGTCTTACCTTGCCAGTGTCCTTCGTTTGGGTGTATCTCCCGAGGCATCTTTCAGTCAGTGGGCGTGGCAACTGTTGCTTAGGCTAAAGCTCCATGGCAATGCTCAGAACCCTAAAGGAGCCTGGTTGGTGCCTGCTTTGGCATCCAACCCACCTCCAGAGCTGACACACGCACCTAGCATGCATTCTGTTCTGAGAGCCGTAAAAGCAGGCATCCCAATTGGAAGCTACCTTTCCATTGCCATGACAACAGTGGGACATAG TCTGGAAAACTTTTGTACTGAGGGAGTTGGCTTGTTAAAAAGTCTGATTCAGTCTCGCCACCTGAGAGCTGCTGTACATCTGCTGGATAACATCCTACCTCCCACCTACCCTCTGAGCTTTTACCTGCTCAACAACTCTCA GTTTGTAAGTTGTATTCAGTTATTCTTGCAGTATGACAGCGTGTGTCCTCAAGGTGTGGCACAGCAGGTCACACATCGCGTAGCTCCACTCCTCACCGGAACCAGCTATGGAGACAATGTCCGTCTGCTGAACAGCATGATTCAG AGTCACATCGTGGAAAGCTCACGGCCCGGTCGTGTCGGAGCTGAAGTAGTGCTGGAGTTTTGGGTGGGAATCCTGACTCAGCAGAACTTGTGGTATCGAGACAAAACAGTCCTATTCCTCATGGATCAGATTTGCTGTGCTGCCTTCACTCGCCACCAGGAGGAATGTGTGCAGAAACTCCTGTATCAACAGCACAAG GATGCCCTGGGTTACCATGGAGATCGGGGTCTGCTCTCCTCCCTGGTTGGTTGGATTGCTGGAAATGCCACGCCATCCTTCGTAGAGGGCCAGTCTCTGAGTGCAGAG GTTTGGTTTGCCTGGCTGGTGCTGAATATGGAGGGCGTGTTTGAGGAAGATTCTCAGCTGAGACGCTGTGTCGAGCATGAGCTACTTTCAGATTCCAACGTGTCACCAGATCAAGCCTTAAAG AGAGTACAGCAGAGGCTGAAATTGCCAGCAGCCCAGTCCCTGCAACGGCTGCAGGTGTATCGCTGGGCATGTCAGGCCATAGCCACACCACCTGACCACCCCCTCCTTCCCCTCATCTGGCAGAAGTTCCTACAGCTCTACCTCAGACAGCCTGGACCAGAGTATGG GCTCGCCGCTACGGGATGTATTGGCCGAAGGTTTTTTCAGGCCTCTTCTCAGGCTGCTTTGCTGAAAGATCTGAGGCAGAGAATACAGGAGGTGTCTGACTTCCACCACACCGCCAGCCAGGCCCTCAAGGTGCCCCCTCCGCACTCACCCTCATCAGGCACGCAGGGGGATGAAAGTCCCAATGACCCCAGGCCACCGTACCTCACCTCTCCACAGCTGCACACAGAGCTGGTCAG GTTGTTTGGTGTGTTTGCTTTGTGGCTGGAAGATGAGACCCTGCAGAAGCAGGAAGTGTACCTTCCCTCACTTCCTCCGGAATATGAACCTCACAGATTGGCACAGGTCATGCagcagcaacag GAACTGTGGCTGGAGTATGTGGACCAGGAGCGTCTGCAGTATGATGAAATGGAGGTTTTGTCTCTGTGGGAAAAGGTGCAGAGTGAGCCAACATTCCTGCAGACCCAGAATCTGGACTTCACTGACAACACCAGcctgaaaaatg CAAGAGAGCGTATCCTGTCCAACCTTCAGAAACATCCAGTTCCTCATCCACctcctgggctgcagcagcagaaggcTCCGGTGGCAGAAGTTCCCTCCGCCTGTCTCACCGACGCTAAGGCTGCAGCCGAACTGTTACAGCAGGACCTCGGCATTTTGCAGGAGCAGGCCAG gaTTGCAGTCGCACGGGAAGCCCAGCAGGTGGCAATGGAGCAGGAGCTGCTGGAGAGCCTTCCTTTGTTGTTTAAGAATCGACCAGAGCAAGTCAGCATGGCCCTGGAATGTAAAGGAAAGGGAGGGCAACCATGTCAGGGACCCGCGAACATCACCGTCACA TGTGAGCGTGTCCAGAGGCAGGAGGCAGTACACAACCAGATAACATCTTTGCGGAGGGACCTTAAGAAGCTTCAAACTGATGCTATGGCTCCTCCACCTCAAAGCCTGGCCCAGGCTGCCGTCCACACTGAGAACTTTATCAC GGCTCTTGTAAATATGTACAAAGCCCAGAAAACTCCGGCGGTGAGGCAAGTTGGTGTGTCGGCTTTTTACCAGGTGGTCTCTTTTGTGTGTGAGGACACACTGCGACATCCCCCAACACGGCAGTATCTCTCATCTTGCGTGGAGATACTCGGACAG GTGTTTATTCAGTTAAATGCAGACGAGTGTGGTCGTGTCCTGAAGACCATCCTAGAGCAGAGACGTCTTTGTCCTCTCGTCTCCCCCTTCTTCACTCCCAACGCAGCACCTGATCAGCTCGTCTTCCTTTACCAAGACGTGGTGACGTCCCTGCACCTTGACAGCGCTGATGTCATTTTCATGCTGCTCACCAAA TTTGATTTGTCCCAGTGGTTGAACGAAGCTCATCCCGTGTTTTCGGAGAGAACTCGCTTGCTGGAGTTGGTGCACGGAGCTCTCTGCGTCTGCGGGCGAGACCCTGAGCCTGAACTTCTCACACCTTTTCACCTATTCACCAAACACTGGACTATGCTTGTGAGGCATCATTTCCCAGACCATTACAGCGATTGCCTACGTCTGCTCATGACCA GTTCATCAAACCAGTTGCTGAGTCCAGAGTGCTGGAAAGTAACCCTGCGAGTGCTCGGCTGCTTACCTCCATCCCGCAGCGCCAAGAGCAAAGCTGAACAACCTTCAGCCTCTCCTTACAGATCCCCCATAAGCCTCTCTCCGCAGCAG GTGGATGAAACGATTGATTGGCTGAGTGACTACTTCTTGCGAAGTCGTCTCAATAAGCCAGACCTCCGCAGTTTCGGCCTCTACTCTGCCTGGACTCCATACATCAGTGACGTCGTCTCCTTCTGGGAACATTTGATTGGTTCCCTAATCAATGTGCAGCTGAGCGGCTGCGCCAGAGAGTCAGTGGGCAGCAACAAAATAATGAAAG CTCTGCAGGACTTGCACAGTAAACTTGTGAAGTTATTTAAGCCATGGATCTTTCCTCTGGACACAGGTGATGGCGG TAACAGCAAGTGTTACCCCTGGCTGGAGACAGATGCGAGCGCTGCGGGATGTCTTGTTGGTCTTTACGCTCAGCTTACTGACACACTTCATCACAAATTCAGAG ATCGTCTGCTGCCTGGTCAGAGAGGTGCGCTCTGGCTGTGTCTGATGCAATACTGTGAAAGCTGCACCTCTCCCCGTACGCCTGAGTACTTGCTGTACCTGCACCACACACATCTGCACAGCCTGCCCTGGAGACACCTGCACCCCGACACTCAGCTCATGCAGCAGCTCTTCAAT GTGGAGAGAGGAAGTCCCAAGAGCTGTTTCCTATTTATGGGAGAACTGTTATGCGAAGTTAACTGGGTCAGTGTCCTAAGTGACCACTTTCAAACACCTGCCAGCTCTACAATGTATCCAACTCTACCAGATGTGGGTACACAGAAGGAATCACACACCATGCTGGTCTATCTGCTATACATGCTTGTTTTTCTGGCAAAGGAGGAACAGCTCCTGAGTAAACAG GACCCCCCTTTGCTCAGTCTGCTGGTTCAGTCTACCTCTCTGCCCTGGCACCAACTGGACCTGTCCTCATACCAGGGCATTCTGGGATATGTTGGCACCCATTATCCACCCTCTCTGCTGCTCAGTGGTGATTCTGCACCTCAGCTGCTGTTGAAATCACTCCGTAGTGCTGCAGGACTCCATCCCCGCCCCAGTGAAGCTCCACACCAG GAGGAGACACTCAAGGCCGGAGCCTTTGTGTGCTGGAGTGTGCAGTCACTGGTGACACTGGAACAAGGAGGTAGCATCAACCTCAGCAGTCTGGAGGCTCAGCTGGAAACACTTCTGGAGAGCGTTGTCACATTCAACCCACCAG AGGTGGGTTTGGAGCAGAGGCACATGGCCTTCTGCAGTCTCTTCAGTGACACGCTGGCTTTGCTCAATGGAGTGGGCGTTTCAACGGGTGAGGCGCTTGCTGCTCATGTCATTACCTGGCTGGACAGAAAGGGGAGGGGCTTTCCGATTCTGCCTCTTCTCACAGCCTGCTCCCGTTGCCTTGCATCAGTGCGACACATGACACGTATCATGGAGGCATGCATCACAGCGTACTTCAGCCATG CTGAGGAGGAGACAGTAGGTTGGGGTCCTGTGTTGGCGTCACTTCAGGTGCCTGAGCTCACAGTGGATGACTTCCTCTCCGAGAGCCAATCAGGAGGCAGCTTCCTGACGCTCTATGCCTTCATCTTGCAGCGCCTCAACACTGAATACACAGCAGCTAATGAGAGGAGGACTTTGGGCCTCATTAATACATGGACCACACAGGTCTTCCCCAG TGGTCCAGACGATGAAGCAAAACTGTTCCTTTGGTGGCACAAAGCACTCagcctctctgtggaacaactGCAGCCACAGGCAGGCCAGAGTGAAGTGTTGGGAGTCGTCATGGGTCTGATGAGGTTGCAAACCAGGCTCCTTCAACTGGGAGAAGAAAGACTGAATTCTGGGCTCCTGGGAGCTATAGGCCTTGGGAAGAGGTCTCCTGTTTCTAATAG GTTCAGGGTGGTGGTTCGGAGTCTGGCAGCATTCTTGTCCATCCAAGTGCTAACAGAGACTGAGCTAAGACTCCAACCCACTTCTGACTTGCAGCTCTcggcgaaagcacaacaa ATGTTGGGGATGTTAGAGGCCATGCCCAGCAGCAAGCAGTACGCTGACTTAGAAGAATCTGTGAATAAGGCTGTCCAGTTCATCCGCTACCCAGGACACTGTCTCAAAGATGGACCCCGACTGTTGGCCCTGCTAGTCAACTTTCTATACCCAGACCTCAGATACCTACATGTTATTCGTTAG
- the LOC142382923 gene encoding protein limb expression 1-like isoform X1: MKMSYVAAEESIMSYLLQCETDTSPKDLNVVAILHNFWEQKQMGQLNESSSESDGFGGKTARQAETLLLYVSAPSPGPPYVCYVTLPGGSCFGNYKVCDTQAEARRDAARVALMNSLVNELPCRRIDPEFITQSVQQAARESAGSVSVDDACDSSTSIGTYSLLLHSHVGKTMLEFQEMMTIFQLLHWNGTLKALRERQFSRQSVIAYYSQRGLDEYTRSSMALDWLGREQRSPGLLGAELQVAQRELVLARRRGIELRFYKEKTEILSLALSQAYIRHSPEVVGQPPSHTCQQEQLPLHTLYNQDTEDQPYPPCSLSPTFYNNTTLTFSTDMPANSPSPSSQQIYMPPNYSELTE, translated from the exons ATGAAGATGAGTTATGTAGCGGCGGAGGAGAGCATCATGTCGTATCTATTGCAATGTGAGACTGACACCAGCCCCAAAGACT tgaatgtGGTGGCCATTCTTCACAACTTCTGGGAGCAGAAGCAGATGGGTCAGTTGAATGAATCATCCAGTGAATCAGACGGCTTTGGTGGAAAGACGGCCAGACAGGCAGAGACCCTGCTGCTGTACGTGTCTGCTCCTTCTCCTGGTCCCCCATATGTCTGCTACGTCACGCTTCCAGGAGGAAGCTGCTTTGGTAACTATAAG GTGTGTGACACCCAAGCAGAAGCTCGCAGGGATGCGGCTCGTGTGGCTCTAATGAACTCACTTGTGAACGAGCTTCCATGTCGACGCATCGACCCCGAGTTCATCACACAGAGTGTGCAACAGGCAGCCAGAGAAAGTGCTGGAAGT GTGTCTGTGGACGATGCATGTGATTCAAGCACCAGTATAGGAACCTACAGTTTGCTGCTCCACTCCCACGTGGGAAAGACTATGCTGGAGTTCCAG GAGATGATGACTATTTTCCAGCTGTTGCACTGGAATGGGACACTGAAGGCCCTGAGGGAACGGCAGTTCTCTCGACAG AGTGTGATTGCCTATTACTCTCAGCGAGGACTTGATGAGTACACGCGGAGCAGCATGGCTCTGGATTGGCTTGGACGAGAGCAGAGGTCACCGGGGCTTCTGGGAGCGGAGCTGCAGGTGGCGCAGAGGGAGCTGGTGCTGGCCCGGCGTCGCGGCATAGAACTCCGCTTCTACAAGGAAAAGACAGAGATCCTTAGCTTGGCTCTAAGTCAGGCATACATTCGCCACTCACCAGAAGTCGTTGGCCAGCCACCAAGTCACACATGCCAGCAAGAACAACTCCCTTTACACACATTATACAACCAGGACACAGAGGACCAGCCATACCCCCCCTGTAGCCTTTCACCAACCTTCTATAACAACACAACACTAACTTTTAGCACAGACATGCCTGCCAACAGTCCCTCACCAAGTTCCCAGCAGATTTATATGCCTCCAAATTACTCTGAActgactgaataa
- the LOC142382923 gene encoding protein limb expression 1-like isoform X2 — protein sequence MGQLNESSSESDGFGGKTARQAETLLLYVSAPSPGPPYVCYVTLPGGSCFGNYKVCDTQAEARRDAARVALMNSLVNELPCRRIDPEFITQSVQQAARESAGSVSVDDACDSSTSIGTYSLLLHSHVGKTMLEFQEMMTIFQLLHWNGTLKALRERQFSRQSVIAYYSQRGLDEYTRSSMALDWLGREQRSPGLLGAELQVAQRELVLARRRGIELRFYKEKTEILSLALSQAYIRHSPEVVGQPPSHTCQQEQLPLHTLYNQDTEDQPYPPCSLSPTFYNNTTLTFSTDMPANSPSPSSQQIYMPPNYSELTE from the exons ATGGGTCAGTTGAATGAATCATCCAGTGAATCAGACGGCTTTGGTGGAAAGACGGCCAGACAGGCAGAGACCCTGCTGCTGTACGTGTCTGCTCCTTCTCCTGGTCCCCCATATGTCTGCTACGTCACGCTTCCAGGAGGAAGCTGCTTTGGTAACTATAAG GTGTGTGACACCCAAGCAGAAGCTCGCAGGGATGCGGCTCGTGTGGCTCTAATGAACTCACTTGTGAACGAGCTTCCATGTCGACGCATCGACCCCGAGTTCATCACACAGAGTGTGCAACAGGCAGCCAGAGAAAGTGCTGGAAGT GTGTCTGTGGACGATGCATGTGATTCAAGCACCAGTATAGGAACCTACAGTTTGCTGCTCCACTCCCACGTGGGAAAGACTATGCTGGAGTTCCAG GAGATGATGACTATTTTCCAGCTGTTGCACTGGAATGGGACACTGAAGGCCCTGAGGGAACGGCAGTTCTCTCGACAG AGTGTGATTGCCTATTACTCTCAGCGAGGACTTGATGAGTACACGCGGAGCAGCATGGCTCTGGATTGGCTTGGACGAGAGCAGAGGTCACCGGGGCTTCTGGGAGCGGAGCTGCAGGTGGCGCAGAGGGAGCTGGTGCTGGCCCGGCGTCGCGGCATAGAACTCCGCTTCTACAAGGAAAAGACAGAGATCCTTAGCTTGGCTCTAAGTCAGGCATACATTCGCCACTCACCAGAAGTCGTTGGCCAGCCACCAAGTCACACATGCCAGCAAGAACAACTCCCTTTACACACATTATACAACCAGGACACAGAGGACCAGCCATACCCCCCCTGTAGCCTTTCACCAACCTTCTATAACAACACAACACTAACTTTTAGCACAGACATGCCTGCCAACAGTCCCTCACCAAGTTCCCAGCAGATTTATATGCCTCCAAATTACTCTGAActgactgaataa